The following are from one region of the Rhodopirellula sp. P2 genome:
- a CDS encoding transposase, producing MAKTIAERLANLVSYCRHGITNAVGEGINSRIMSITRRVSGHRNRENFKTAIYFHCGGLDLYPRQIRMDPF from the coding sequence ATCGCCAAAACAATCGCAGAACGACTCGCTAATCTCGTGAGCTACTGCAGACACGGGATCACCAACGCAGTGGGCGAAGGAATCAACAGCAGGATCATGTCCATCACGCGTCGCGTCAGTGGCCATCGAAACCGAGAAAACTTCAAGACAGCGATCTACTTTCACTGTGGTGGACTCGATCTCTACCCACGACAAATCCGGATGGACCCCTTTTGA
- a CDS encoding transposase domain-containing protein produces MFAGSDRGGQIAATLMSLIATCKLLGVDPSRCLRDLLSKLPSHQAGSLDKFLPDRRLPAHPEASLTDHGKQKSHCFTERIPA; encoded by the coding sequence ATGTTCGCCGGCAGCGACCGAGGAGGGCAAATTGCGGCGACGCTGATGAGCTTGATCGCGACTTGCAAGTTGCTTGGCGTGGATCCCTCTCGGTGTCTTCGCGATCTGCTCTCAAAGCTGCCGAGCCATCAAGCCGGATCCCTGGACAAATTCCTGCCCGACCGCAGGCTGCCAGCTCACCCCGAAGCAAGCCTCACCGACCATGGCAAACAGAAATCGCACTGCTTCACCGAACGGATACCAGCGTGA
- a CDS encoding HU family DNA-binding protein codes for MAKKKATAKKKTAAPAKAMTKTEIVTALAEGTGLTKKEIVSVFDELSTLMGKNLGRRGPGVFNLPSLMKVKVVRKPATKARKGINPFTKEETVFKAKPARNVVKVLPLKALKDMV; via the coding sequence ATGGCAAAGAAAAAGGCAACGGCGAAGAAGAAGACGGCAGCGCCAGCGAAGGCGATGACCAAAACCGAGATTGTCACGGCTTTGGCAGAGGGTACGGGCCTGACCAAAAAAGAGATCGTGAGTGTTTTCGATGAGCTCTCCACATTGATGGGGAAGAACCTTGGAAGACGAGGCCCCGGTGTTTTCAATCTGCCCAGCTTGATGAAAGTGAAAGTGGTTCGCAAACCGGCAACGAAAGCCCGCAAGGGAATCAACCCCTTCACCAAAGAGGAAACCGTGTTCAAGGCCAAGCCTGCCCGCAACGTGGTCAAAGTGCTGCCGCTAAAGGCTTTGAAGGACATGGTTTGA
- a CDS encoding helix-turn-helix domain-containing protein, with translation MRFGERVRQLRFQRKLTQQKLADLVGVSLSYVNKVENGRLTAGDYPSEAFVHKLADALDADEDELLMLTDRVPVVIRQRALQCPKEFMFLATLDDVLLEQAIQSIKSQASIDQ, from the coding sequence ATGCGATTTGGCGAACGAGTGAGGCAACTGCGATTTCAACGCAAATTGACCCAACAGAAACTCGCCGATCTCGTGGGTGTGAGCTTGTCTTACGTAAACAAGGTCGAGAATGGACGGCTGACCGCTGGCGACTACCCGAGCGAAGCTTTTGTTCACAAACTCGCAGATGCACTGGACGCCGATGAGGACGAATTGTTGATGCTGACGGATCGAGTGCCTGTGGTGATTCGCCAGAGAGCGTTGCAGTGCCCGAAAGAATTTATGTTCCTGGCGACTCTTGATGACGTTTTGCTTGAGCAGGCAATCCAGTCAATCAAAAGCCAAGCATCAATTGATCAATAG